A segment of the Panicum hallii strain FIL2 chromosome 1, PHallii_v3.1, whole genome shotgun sequence genome:
ATTTGATTCTTTAAGCTTTTCTGCCTCACCTCTAAGTTGTGCCAACATTTGGGCTGCATCACTTAAGATATTTGCTTTATCCAACTTAGCTTGCTTACCAGGATTCATAACCGAACTTAATTCCAGAAACCTGCAAGTCAAAATAATAGATCAGAACTAAGATATATGCAGGAACAATGGCTGAGAGGTGTAGTTTCACTTTCACGGTACCTGTCATTCAGCCTGTCCCTCCTCATTTTTTCACGACAAGCTTTGGATTTCGGACCAGATGAAGATGGTTCATCTCTAGCCCTGCACAAAATCATAGTTATGTTAAACAAGTGGATAAAAAAATAATACTAGTCAGATGCTATGTTGGTAGTGCTTGTTATAACATTGGCAGgcaaaagaaataaaaaaaaacttGTAGCATTATGCTATAGGGTGAGTATCTGGCTAGATTTGCATGCTTAACGTTTAAAAGTCTCAGTCTCAACAATTTATAAACCCGAGTTACCCAGTTGGAGATTTGAACCAATGAAATGGAAGGGCAAGAGGCCCAAATACATCCACACGCATTAAAGAAAATGATAGACTTACCAGAATTCAGCTAAATACAAGAATACTTCAAAATCAGGAATAAGGGTAAGGATATGAAGCCATACCTTTTCCCTAAATTAGATTGCTCAAACCCACAAGCATCTCCACTGAATCCATCAATCCCAAGTCTGCCACAATTGCAAGGTAAGTACCGAATATAACAACAGAAAATACAAACAGAACATGTGTAAGCGCAGTGCAGCTGCTCAAGTATCTGATAAAAGATTCTGCTGTTTATATTTCAGTTGAAAGATAGAAGGCAAACATCTAGGTTCATAATTATATGCAAATCATTTCCATATATTACATAATGCATGGCGAACATCGGAGCAGCCTATCCCAGCTAGCACACAAATGCTGATTGCTTCAAGGATCGCTAGCAAGACTTGTGATGACGCCAGCACCAGCACTCATACATGCAGTAAAATCTACGTACTTGTAACAAGAATTAACAAGTAATGTAGAATATTACCATTCACAGGTATCAACACAGCATTTGCTTAGATGCACCAATGGACCAACTAGCACTGCAATTCTCTACGCCTCAGATGCACATATCAAATTCAATCCACCCAGACACAAGGACAGGCGAAACCAAACTCGCATAAACCAAACCGCAGATTAGGTTACAGTCTTACAGAATTGCAGGGACTCAAAACTGTTTCCTGACAGATCATAAGGCTCCTTTCTTTTTGGGGGAATAAGATACGCGCAGGCTATATGGAGTAGCAAGCACATAGTTATCAGAGACTACATCACCCAAATCAAGTATATAATTTAACACCGCCCACAAATTAAAAAAACAATCTGCAGCGACAACGACCGCGGTAGTATAAAATCTACGCACCGCGGCATAAACCTGCTGCAATCTAGTCTACTATACAGCTACAAGAAAGAATCGTTCCGGTTGGTATCGCCGTACCCTCCGTCGCCGGCCAGCGTGGGCACGCCATCGCAGAAGATGGAGAGATCTCCGTCGTCGCCGGCGCCACCGAGGAGGAAGTCTTCGACGGGGTCTCCGCCTCCGGCGCAGTCCATATCGCGGCGGCCGTGTGTCCGGCGCCGGAGGAATCTGCGGTCAGGGCTAGGGTTCCGCGGGTTGGGCGAGCGAGACTCGAGAGGCCGAGAACGAATTGGGGGCCGCGCGCTTTGCAGGATACACCCTGGATGCGGCCTCGCTGGTTAACAGGTCCCACGTTTGGGTGCGGAGAGGGGTGTGCTTGTAATTTCGGGAGTTTGGAGGTCCTGATGCGGCAGAGTAGGTGGAGAGCTCGTGGATATGATTATCTGAAGAACCAGAATGGATGGATGATGATCTGCGTTTGGTGCCACCAAGTGGTGCTTACTGTTGTTTGTTATTTTCTTATTTATGCGATTGAGTTGGTTTCATAAAGACTACTATTAGCATATGTAATTCATGTTTACGATTTCTCGTACCAATGTTATATATTATAACTTGTACTTCAATAGCAAATTAAATAAAATACAATTATGTAGTGTATAATAAATTAAATTAAATTATATTGGGAATCAAAATTTAAGAATTCAAAGGCTAGATTTAAGTATGGTTGAAAGAATATAAGCCCAGGTTCTGATAAGACGCGTAGAATTGAGCTGATAGCTGAGGGATGAAAATGAGCCTCGGTGAAAAGTTGGAGGATGTAAATAGCTATTCTGTCTTTCTAAAATATGTTccgaatctccttgtggatggaTGCGCTGTGTTCGATGGCATATGGTCTCGCTCACTTTTTATCACCTTCTCTATTTTTGCATGATCAAGTTAGCTTCGCAAATGCactaaagaaagaaaaaaaatatgatAATGTACTATGACTCATCTTTGTAACGTCGGCACTGTCCTTATACGCGCATCTCAGATACCTTATTAATAATTATATCTGTAAAGCAAATAAAAAGATAGCCATCATTCGAAGAAAAAAAAGATATATAAATGCTCTAGAAGCATAAGCATTATATTAATACTTTATACTTTTAATTATATATAAAACAATGTAAGATTGTAAAAGTGTGGAAGAAACACGCCCTCCGGATGGATACGGGTAAGATAAACTACAAGTCTATATAACATGGGACAAGTACGGTCACGAAAGATTGCGGCCACTGACTTTGACAGTGATATCCCGTGGTGGGCTGGCTGGTCCTGTCCTGTCTGACGGTGGATCCGATTCCCTTTCCTGAATTTCGTTGGGCTGTTTACCAGAGCCCATTATCTTCGGTTGCTTTTTGGGCTTGCAGTGGGCCAAATCAGGTGTGACGTGACATGCAAACCACCTGATGCCTTCTTTTCGAGGGAACAGATGCCCTTTCAGGTCATCAGACTAGCACAAAAAGCATAGCTGACTTTTCTGACAGTGATCGTGTGTCCAATATTTTGTGCATTCCATGCAGTGGTTggaaattttttaaaaaaattacacACAAAAAAAGCGATCTTGCTATTTAACTCTCGAGTGATTGATTATTCATTGAGATTGCTTCCAGAATCACCtatatacacatacatacatTTGTTGGGTCCACAAAGAGCACAAGCGTAAAATATCTAAAAATTTGGATGATATTACTGATATGGTTTGAATTTGCACTAGAAGATGCTTAGGCCTTCAGTTTACACAATCTATACCATCCTCAGAGAATGGCAGCAGCAGTGGGGCCTAATCTGCTGGGAGCCATGATTATCCGGCTGGTAAAAAGGCGAGCAAGAGCAACTTCCTGGCCTTGGACTTTCGGTCTTCCAAACCAAATATGTCTGCACCTCCACTTGATGCATGTCTACAACTACAAGCACTACACACACAGAGACGAGAGATCACAGAGGCATCCAGCTCCACTCACCCTCAAGAAATTGCCATCAGTCCAAGTGCTGTCTGCAGATTCCCTTTCCTGCATGCCTCTGCTTTATACCCCTCCCATTCCACAAAGCAAATGTTCTATGGATGGATGGAAATATGGAATGGAACTGATGGATTCCCCTCCTTTCTATCACCAACTACAAGAGTGCAAGGGCTTGCAAACACCAGGAAATGTGCCGGGCGATCCATCTATTGTTGGGGTGCTACTCACACTAGATGCATCATCCACTATCACCGCCTAATTGCGTCTCGTCATCGAACAACAAAGTTTTACTTTTTTCTGAATCGATAAAAAGAGTGTCCACTAATGAAGAGCTAGCTCTAATCTTCTATGCAAATTGAGTGCTTTTATTTCCCAAACATTTTTCTTGAACTGCGTACTAAGCTTATGAGGCTCTATCTGTGGCAGTGCCTTATAGGGAAAATGCAGACAGATAAGTAAATACGCACAAGTAGCCCTTTTTTTCAGAATCATACAGTGGAATTCTAGATGTAATATTTCATAAAGCAACTGGCAGTCACACTTTGACGATAATCCATACATTTTAGCTTATAGCAAATCAAGAAATAAAAGCCTAGGCATGGGACAGTAGATTGTGAAGTGACCAAGAAGATTTGTAACATCCTCTGATATCTCTGCCTCTCAAGCCCTAACAACAAGTGGattccaccacctccaccgcctGCATATTTTATGCCTGCACAAATGGTTGACATGCTGTGAGCCGTTGCTTCTGATCCAATGCTCATCATGAGATTAAAGAAAGCTAATCCTTGGATGCAAAGCAAAAGACACCACCATCTCACCTCCTAATGAGCCCAAAATGAGAACACGCCACCACAGAGATGTATATTAATTAAACGCACACACAAATAAACTCCATGTATACCTCATCCCTACATGGCAACAGTGATGTGGCAGACCCTGAAAATCATGCTGCTTTTTAACCATATCCTCGGAAAAAACATCTTTTTGCAGTGGTGTTTTGCACTCAGCCCTTTGATATGATGATGATGACTTTTGCAAATCCATGGGTGGTCATTGATGGATAAGTCCTTGCTGCTGGTCTTTGTGGTCCTTAGCAGCAGTTAGCATTTTGTAGTCCTTAGCATCTTGGACTGCAGCCATCTTGGACTGGTCCTTAGCAGCAGTTAGCATCTTGTAGTCCTTAGCATCTTGGACTGTAGGACAGCAGTTAGTGTCCTCTCTAGGACAGCAGTTAGTGTCCTCTCTAGGACAGCAGTTAGACTAGTGTTAGACTAGCATTATTGGCTTCGTTTGCTGCCCAGCAGCCTGCTGTATATATATGTGGCCACCCCTCCCGTTGGAAGGCATGGCATTGTGAGTGTGAATGAAGAAAAACCCAGAAAACTTCCCCAACTTGAGTGTCATCCTCTCAGCTCAATGAGAGTGAAAATTGAGCTACTAACatctggtatcagagccgtacttTCCTGTAGGTTGGATATCTCTTGCTCCTCCCCCTCCGAAGCCGTTGTAGCAGCGCAGCCACCACCAGCACCTAGTGCAGCCGCTGCACCAACCgctgcaacagcagcagcagctccggCTGCCTCTTCTCCCCCGTTCCCTTCCCCCTCTCCACGCAGCAGCCCCTTGGAGGTGCGCCATGTCCGACGCACCGTCTCAGCGCTCGGTCGCCTCGAGCGCACGGCGCCAGCAAGACGCCGAGCTCGCCGTGGCAGAGGAGCGCAGCCGAGCGACGGCTCAAGCCGCTGCagcagcggcgagggcggccagGCTGGCTGCAGCGGAGCTGGCAGCCGCCCGGGCGGAGGTGGAAGCAGCGGAGGCGGAGGATGCAGCGCGTGCGGCGGAGGTCGAGGTTGAGACCTTGCGCGGCAGCCTCAGCGGCTCCATCGCCGGCGACACCACCGCCGACGGGGACCTTGAGGGGTTGGCAAGGGAGAGGGCGCGGCAGCGGACCGCGCGGTGGGCAGCAGCCCACccccacggcggcggcccggaggCCGGCGCGCCCGGCGGCGGTCCAGGGGGCCGCGCGcctggcggcggaggcggcgcctcTGGTGGCGGCGCTCCTGGCTAGGGTGCGCGTGGCGGCGCCCCCGGCTACCACGGCCTCCAGGCGGTGGTCA
Coding sequences within it:
- the LOC112888132 gene encoding transcription factor ILR3-like, producing MDCAGGGDPVEDFLLGGAGDDGDLSIFCDGVPTLAGDGGLGIDGFSGDACGFEQSNLGKRARDEPSSSGPKSKACREKMRRDRLNDRFLELSSVMNPGKQAKLDKANILSDAAQMLAQLRGEAEKLKESNEKLRENIKDLKEEKNELREEKVRLKAEKERLEQQVKAMSAAPTGYVPHLPHPAAYHPAAFAPFAPPQQAPTNKSAPISAAFPGMAMWQWLPPTVVDTTQDPKLWPPNA